tcattATACCTTTACAAACTGTCTGCCTCAAAATATACATATTCAAGTACATATCAGTAAGATTTTGACCTCTTGATTTGTTTCTTAATTCAACACATTGTACCAAATGTCAACCAACCCCACCTTAGAAAGTGAGGTATATATATGTCCCAACtcatttcattttaatatactttcttttttatataagctaAAATTTACATTCAACTAACACTCATTACATCACAGTGAcattcaataattaattaacattttcATATTGCATGATcatttcttaaaaatttaaagctTTCTTTATACAAAAAGCAGATGTAGTCCCTTCACTACTACACTTTAAAAGCTCTCTATGCCATACCATAAACAATCATATCCTAAAGCATCTTTAGCTTCAAAACTCAAAGAGAGACACTGTGAGAGGAACTTAAGTGTTGCTTATAGGAGAATGCACATTTCTTGCGAGTCATTGTGCTTTGTTATGGTTTCATTTTATGTTTCTGTTCTACCCTTCACTCAATGCACAAACTTGGAGGAAGTGAGTCATTTTAATAGCCACAAGAACACAAATAACAAAGTTCACAAGGTATACCAATTTCTTTCTTTGAAGTTTCCTATGTTTTTTATCTTCAtgttcttctccttcttctcaATGCTACTAACTGTTTAAGCCCCGTCGGCAATAAATATATAACATCGGTCGCCAAATTAGTCACTACAAATTAGCAACTAATGGCTTAGTAATTGTTCTAAAATCAGTCCTTAAATCAATGATCAGCCACTACATATTAGCGACGAGTGGTTTAGTAACAAATTAGATCAGTGAATAAACTGGTCACAAAGCACGACATAGTGATCGATTTTATCACTTTAGTGACCAATTTTGCGGTCACTAAACGACGAATTTCTAGTAGTAGGTTTAATATATCTCACCAGATTCATTAActtttcaatgaatctgaaaagtgattttttgcttatatttaaaaccAGAGgagtaatatatttttattatctctcttttattttcttacatgatgaaaaaaatacaaattatgAATGTGAAgcaatgtgtgtgtgtgtatatatatatatatatatatatatatatatatatatatatatatatatatatatatatatatatatatatatatatatatatatatatataattaattaactactaACTACTGGTTAATATAGCAGGTAAATAATCAGAAATCATCTGATATAGCATTACATGGATTGCTTCTATGGGGTTCAATGGGATTCTTAATGCCTCTTGGGATACTTACAATCAGAGGATCCAATAAATCTAAACCTGGATCAAGAAAGAGTAGAGTACTCTTCTATTTGCATGTTACTTTTCAGGTCATGTATCTCTTTCATTAAATCTTGTAAAAAAGATTATACAATgaatttgttgattatttttgtTAAGTACTTGACATTAACAAGTGGATTAGTGGTAAATTATCTCAGTGGAGTATATAAGATGCTTTCTTCAAAGTTACATTGTGTAATCATTGAAATTTTGATctttgtggaacaacataatcATAACTTATAACAACTTTAACTTTTATAGTGGTGTGTGTGTccaattctttttttaattatttattttcttttataccaTACATGATTATGATTACCATTTGAACCTAATTAGAATTTTAATTATAGTACATTTAAAATAGTAGTTGCAAAAAATATTCTGTTTGTCTTTTTCCCTTTTATTGTAAAAATAGTCTAACATTTCATCTAACAGATGCTTTCAGTACTTCTTGCCACAGTTGGAGCTGCTATGTCAttgaaaaaatttgagaatTCATTTGACAACAACCATCAAAGATTAGGTCTAGCACTTTATGGTGCTATACTTGTGCAAGCTTTCATTGGATTTTTCAGACCTCACAGGTTAATTCATTCAGATTTACACCTCATTCAATGCTAATAATCCAAATAACATAACCTTTATACTTCTGGCTAAATTGCATCTTTGGCctttaatttttacaaacttgcaattttgacctcataactttcataataacaTTTTTGACCCTTTAGCTTTAGTCCGTTTTCAAAAGGTTGGCCTCCACTGATTTTACCAAGTCAACACACGTAGACAATGACTCACATGTCACGTCATCATGTCTCGCCACATAGGCTAGCATGACTTGTGAGTCATTGCCTACGTGGCAAGACATACTGACCGGACAGTCGTTAAAATGTTTAACAAGTGCCCGAAGACACTCATTAGGATTTCCCTTTCccttttaattacaaaattgtaGCCTTATTTTTAAGACCAAACATGCTCATATATTGTTTTAGTCTAGATGTTTTACATATTCTAATTGAATTTGCAGGGGAAAGAAACAAAGGAGTTATTGGTACTTGGTACATTGGATACTAGGGACAATAGTTTCACTTGTGGGGATCATCAACATTTACACAGGATTAAAAGCCTACCATAAGAGAACCTTAAAAAGCACAATGTTTTGGACTATACTTTTCACAGTGGAAGTCTCATTCATTGGATTGATTTATCTCTTCCAAGACAAATTGGAGTATATGAAAAAGCAAGGAGTGATTGAAGGAAGTGATGAGTCAACTATTTCATCTTACCAAGATATAATTCCTCAAAGGCAACAAAATCAAAAAGAGATGTTGCCAATTGCATGTGGAAAGATAAATGCACTTGGGAATCTGTTTGACTAATACATGACGGTTATTGTAAGCGGCAGAGTGACATTACACGTCGCTTTGAATtatcaaaagaaataataatgtGATGACTTTTTTTTGCTTTACATTTTGATTAGGTTATTGGTTTGTTGGTAATTTTTACTCTAGTTTTTGGTGCATGCACTTTATATATATGCAAGTGGGATATGATTTTTTGAAAGGTAAGTTTGATAGAGTGCATTCATCAAAAAGTGaaggttgatttttttttttctcttcatggATTTTTCAATGTATATTTTTCACATGTATTAATGAACATCATAAGTGTGTGTGTAATACTGACCTGTGTAGACACTTGTTGTAAAACGGTTTACTGACtttataaaaaacagaaaaacgaattttcaaaattggcaacgaattaaattattggctgagtcgcgtactaggtcgctttctttaagacgtttcgcggaactactcgaagaagtgcactgtagtatatcgaccgcgaagtccccaggataaaacagccgttttcaaagaaaataccgataaactactgcactgtagtatcggtcAGAATAACACCAAATATGGTACGAAATATCGAACCACTCTATTGATATAcaaatatcaattctacggtttacaaccgtttcaaattttgaaacaaccAAAATTtaacgaagaagaaaaaatagagaggAAAGAAAGCAGTTTCTCAGAAttcagagaaaaagaaaagtgattTTAAAACTGAAGAGAGTAagtggtatttataggcaagcagggagctggaatcagagGATTTTTAGGAGCTGAGATAACTCAGTCAAAATTCCAAACGTGGCTAAAAAATAGGACACGCAGGCACACGTATTATTTGACCGTTTTAACAGATACAAATCTGTTCAGACTTGGTCttagcacatttaacatgtgcgaattaagggacacactaaaagaaatttaaatttcaaaaatttcttagtattaaaaaattaatatatcacccaagcccaagcccaagcccgaaccgagccggccggtcggacggcggcgcgcgcgcgcgtgtgatattcgacattgtgtgtggtctccctttcttacaaaagtgggtaccccaagggcacacccttggattgccaccttgtggtatataaacactaccaagtggtgtgatttttccaatgtgggactcaaagagccttttttcaattcacactacacatggttctaacaaatgtgtttacttcaataccaagtttcctcttattccttcatcatgttccaacaacaCTTGTGTAAGAAGCAGTGTGTGGATGAATATAAGTTTtgaaacaaataatatatttatattgcAATACTTCAAATGAAAGTGTATGCATGGTGTTGTTCATAATTTACTTGCTTAATTTGCATATTCACGAGTAAGCAATCATGAATACTTTCATCACAAGTAGTCTATATTACCAAGGATCAAATTTATGATGGCTCACAGCCTCACACATACATAGAGGACCATTGTTATGAAAGAGAAACACAGAGTTGGCTATATCATTCATTAttcttcttattatttttagaaatgtaTCAATCTTAATTCATTTTTGAAGCAAATCAATCTTAATTCATGATAGTAAAAGAATATGttaaagacaataaaataatGGTAGAAGCCTGAGAGGCTCAATTGACAAAATCAGATAGTTGAAAACAAAGGTTTTCCATTACGGgtaacattatattatatagttgTACGTGGTTTGACGTTATATAGATGGACGAGTGAAATATTTTCATCTGCGGGGATAGCTCAGTTGGGAGAGCGTCAGACTGAAGATCTGAAGGTCGCGTGTTCGATCCACGCTCACcgcaattatattttattttttcgttAATCATCAGCAATTAATcgggtttttatttttgtgggcTACAATTGCAGGCCTGAGGCCCAAATCGTATGTAGCGCTAATATCCGTATCATTTTTGCTATCGACGCCCTAAGTCATTGTAggcacaatattttttattttattttttttgcgtaaatttgagaagaagaaaaaagctTAATCATTTTTTGCTACCATTATAGGGTGTAAGTAAACTTGTATTATGTTGTGTATAATGAATATCCACCGTAAACTATACagtattagaaagaaaaaaagatagaCAGTGattcaagaaaaaaattgtgcaatttttttattggctaaattgcacttttgaccccctaactttcacaaacttgcaattttggcctcCTAACTTTTATAATAGCACTTCTAGCCCATTTTGCAAAAcctcaattttgaccaagtcaatgctTATGTGGACAAGACCAACATGCCACCTCAACATCTCATGCCacctaattattattaataaaaaaaaattaaaaagaaattgaaaagcaCTTAAACTCTTGAAGGCATTGTGATTAATTTAATGTCTAAAATCGAAATCTTCCTGGTGGTGAAATGCTTACTCCAATTTTTGCAAGTTCAAACAACAACCATGTTTCTTCATGTTTCATTCTCCATCTACTTCTGCATTCATGATATTAGAACATGAAACTCCATATTTCAATGACCGACCACTTCCCAAAACCACATCAAAATTCCCTACCTGGATTAGCTCTGTTTTGGGTTTCCAGCACCAATCATTGTATTGGGCAAACTGAACAAACACATCACCAGAAAATAATTGCATATCAAACACAACAGTCATGCATGCACATATTTCAAGTCCTTAAGGAGATTACTCAAGTTAATTGCATAAGCTAATTTATGGATCGAAGCAATCTAAACACATGTAGTATAATTGTAgtagtaagtatttgctaaatAAAGGCAATAAAATAATCTCATTTGCTCATGCATGAATGAGAATCTAGATGTCAATCTGCTTAACATGAATGAGAATCGGAGTTATTAGTAGCCAATAGCCATAGTAGATAAATGTGTGGCTCATACACATTGATAGATATGTGAAATTGCATATTTTTACCGAAAAACCACTGCCATAGTACATTgataatgaaatgctataagcttattcttgtccaaaaaaaaaactactagcCATAGTACATAGATGCGTGACTCGTACACATTTATTAGGTTCAAGGTAGTAACATGCTACAGAAAATAGTTATTTAACATGAATGAAAAGACAATGGGCTAGGCTCCACTCCTCGCTCGAGCTATCAGCTTTCAAAGAAATGTCAACGGCGTTTCTTCCCCGTAGCTGCTTCCCATGCCTGTATGACATGATTCACAATTTCTTCTACACCAACATTGTGCTTCACCTGCACATTGATGCGGAAATAAAGTTAACTAGAGTAGTGGAAAATTGACAGGTTATCATCGTTCAAAATACAAGACAGGTCATATAAAGAATGTGGTTAGGAATTAGAATGCTAGAAATAGAAACTCTGCAGTGAAGAAAAGATCCCTGTGCTAATTATAAGGTTCACAATTGATTGAATACTTCATAGCTCGCAACAAGCTGTATTATGCCTTAAAGACTCTACAAGGAAGCGGAACTTGCCCATAATATATTAATCAAATGAGATAATCACACACATTAAATGTTTATATAGCCAAGTTTCAATTATAAATACTCACACCCTTGTCTGCTTATTTCCAATTCAGAAAACAAATCTAAGATTCACTGCACAACATAGCCACCAATTGTGGATCCATGACGGTTGTTTGTGAACAATTTCAATTGTTTAAACAAGGGAAATGTGCAATTCCAACCAGATACCAAGTCACAAAGGGCTATACATGATTTTAAGGTTAGGCCATTCACTTTGTATTAATGGTTCTTTACTATTATGAAAGATGAAATGACAATTTCAGAATGTATGAACTTTTGCATTTACTTTTGCAGAAACAAATGCAAAAGTTTAGATGACTCAACAGTGTTAACTTGGGAATCGGATTCCCTGCAATCACGTATCGTCTATCAAGCGATCAAAACCATCTAATCTTTGATTGACAACTCCTGTTGTGCTGACTGTGTGGATTTCATGACTGCAGAGAATCCGAATTGTGCTGGATATACTCAAAGCCACAAAGGTTGCAAGAAAGAAAAACTAGACAACATccttaactaactaactaacctgAGCAAATACAAATGGCCCGCCATCTCTCATCCTAAGAGCATCGCGCTGCATGACAGACAAGTCAGCCCCAATTGCTTGTGCAAGGTCGGTCTTGTTTATCACCTGGAATTAAGTCCGGCTTGATTAGTTCCATAATcatattcaaaaacaaaaatgaaaagaattctATAGAGAAAATTGGGAGTGTCACAGACAGTTATGCAGTATATAGCACACTTACAAGGAGATCAGCTTGTGTGATTCCAGGACCACCTTTCCTAGGAATTTTATCACCACCAGATACATCTATTATGTAAATAATATAGTCAGCCAGTTCCCTGCTGAAATTGGCAGCCAAGTTATCTGCACAAAAACTCAAATCAACATCCAAAGTTTTTGGTATcaaacttataaacatatataaggGTAATAACATGTAGTTTTTGGTATCCAAAGTTTTTTGACATTTAGTCCTTAAAATTGTAGGTGTCATACAATTTGGTctctattaataaaatttcaaaatgtttATCTAAAACTGAAAACTGCCGATCAAATTAGTTCATCCACGAAAATTTCAGGAACCAAACTGACATCCAAAAGTACTAGTCCATACACGAAAACTTCAGGAACCAAATTGACATCCAAAAGTACCAGTCCATCCACAGCAATTTCAGGAACAAAACTAACGATCCAAAAGGACTAATATGATCAAAGTTTTTCAATTCCGGAGACCATTTCGGTTAATTCGAGggactaaattttttataacataTAGTGTAAGAGACTGTGGGCATGTTTGCTTGTGCAGtgacaaaaaattgattttgaatgaacTCATTTTGTAAAactaattttagttaaaaaatttatgttaaatggtttatgtttggatacatttagAGTCAAAAGCTACAAATCCTAGCTTCAAATTAGAATTGAATCTAGAGGCAACATCAATTCCAATTGGCATCATCCAAACATGCCAAAAATGAATTTAGacacaaaattgattttgcctCCATAACTGTTCTACGTAaaagttaaaacttaaaaccaTAATTTGTAGCTtgtgattctagaattgatttttacactcaactttaatgttcaactcacttttacttGGATTagtcagaatcaattttacataatcaattaactcaaaatcaatttttttcaccGGAGAACCAACATATGCACATGCAAATAATCAATCTTTCTAACTCAATTTAAAACACAATCAGTAAATCAGCTTTATAATACCTCCCCCAGATTCACAAAGAAGTAAATCAGCTTTATAAAGATTTGAAAGCTCTTCAAGTGGACCAAGATTAATACTAATATCTTCACGAATTGCTGCATGTGGACAACCACCAGTTTCAACAGCACGTATCCTTTCCTCTGGAAGTGCTTTATGTTTCACCAAAAACTCACCATCttctttagtaaatatatcattAGTCacctaaaatcaaatttataaaaaaatataaaaaatcgattttttttttccattttttgtgaaaaatttcaGATTTTGCAGAGTTATTTGGCACTTACAGCAGCGAGACTGTAATGATCTCTAAGATTTTGACAAAGGGCTAACATCAAAGCTGTTTTACCAGTACCAACAGGTCCACCAATGCCAACAGTGAAAGCTCTTTCATTGAAATCTCTGTTTGGAAGAGGTTGAGCTCTTCTGCTGAAGAATCCAGGTGAGTAAATGGGTTCGTGTGAATGTGGTGCGAGACCATCGTGGCTGTGGTAAACTTTTCCATCAGCACCTACCCATGAATCTGCATGCTTGTGGTCATGGTCATGGTCATGGTCATGATGCTCATGGGTGTGCTCGCCTCCAGAAGCCATTGGTTATTGTTGGATTGTTACTAAACTAGATTCTCTCTATTTTCAATGCTATTTCAATTTTAAGTCATTCTAATTGGAGACTGATTTTTTATCCATTGAcagtgtaattttattttttaaaaaaatgacagtGTAAGTAAtattttggcttaattaataaaatagtcccttaaagatatttttggttttagattggtcctttaaagaaaaaaaggtccaaataggtccttaaagaaaaaaagtccgaataggtcccttaaagacatctccgttaatcagtttggtccctaaaaagagttctaaataggaccaaactaattaacggatatgtctttaaggacctattcggacctttttttctttaagggacctatttagacttttttttccttaaggaaccaatatgaaaccaaaaatatctttaagggatcattttattaattaagcctaatattttattatagatGCGTGTAATATTTAATTTCCCAAGTGTCTAAAGTCACACAATTTTGTCTTATTGGTCATTGTAATGCGACTAGTGTAGGTCCCCGTGCGATGCAAGGTTCacgtaattttgttttttgtttttttagttatcatgatatttataataaattttgattGCCTTAGCGGATGATTAACCTTTGTCGAAGAGTATAAAAGGTGGGTTTCTCCTTCAAATTTTCTCTATATGCATGAGCTAGGCATCGAAGctctgaccacatgcttaagaaGATCAAAACAATTAACATTTGAACCAATTTATTATTGGTCAGTTCAAGTAAATTTTACACTTAACATGTTTAAGGAGATCAAAACTCTTAATACTTGAACCAATTCATTACACAATTAAATAATTTGAGATTTTCAATCTAATTAAATTATGCAAtgtgtttttgtcaaaaataaaataaaattatgcaaTGTGTTTTAAAACACGTAACCTAcaacattcattaaatgaatgtgtaaaataactttacactaacAACACACAACAATTAAGCTCATTAAATGATTTCATAAATATTATATGAGTTGACAttgtaatattattttacacGGTCATTTAATAACAATTACATATTCCGCCTAACGAAAGTGTCATAAGCTGCTATAAAGTCACACAATTTTGTCTTATTGCTCATTGTAATGTGATTTTCAAAGTAGTGACCAAAGTGGCTTGCTCAAACAAagactccctccgtctcaaaatataagaactagttTGACTAGTGCACGTATGTCAACacataattttgatcattaatatttttaattctttattagtaaaaattataaaaacttgatattttgaaaattctcatcaaaacaaatcaaacaagatcttatatgttatttaaaaaatatggtcaatgcaagataaatgaatagtgtcatttagtcaaagtaactcttatattttggggCGGATGGAGTAATATTTATCCTTCCTTATGTTATTTCTAACAATCAAAATAGTTTTATTCCTAGCAGAAGTATTACTAATAATATACTAATAATATTCTTGTTTCGTAGAAAGTTATTTATAGTCTTAATCAGATGCACGGGAAAAAACAATTCATGATCTTAAAAAttgagttgaaaaaaaaaatgattagattGAGTGGAGCTTCATTAGAGACATGTTTCTTCTAAATATCACAAATCATATTCGATAGTTGATTCATCACCATATTTCTCCCACCTCTATGAGTATAAATTGGAATGACGAACTCACTTATAGTTTTAATTCATCTAGAGGTCTTAGACAACGAGACTCTATTTTCCCTTATGTTTTTGTTCTTGCTTTATAAAGGTCGTGTCATTTTATTCAGGATAGAGTTAATGAGGGTCTCTGGAAACCCTTATCTTTTGGTAGAGGAGTACAGGAGGTCTTAAATCTTTATCAGTGTGCGACGAAGCAGATACAATTTATAGAGACTTTGTTTGAGGATTAACAAACCAACACTGTAAATGTCATCCTATTTACTAGGAGAAAATTTGTCGTCCTAAAGAAGAGAGTGATATGGAATTTAGAACCCTTTGTATGTTGAACAAAGCATATTAAACTTGTTTGGCAAATGGTTGCATAACAAATGGTTGCATAACATGACAAGCTTTGGGTCCAGGTTATGAGAGTCGAATATAAATGTGACTCACTCTCTATCTTAATATTACGATTCACATTAACTCTTCAAATATCTATAAAACTATTGTTAAAGCTTGGGAACATGTCAAGCCTCATGTTAGATGAGTGATCAGGATGCAATTTACTCATGTCATTCTAGAACTACATTTCATCCATGCCATCAATAAGATCAAGAATTGTCATACTTTCATATTTCACTCATAGCGTATTCTCCAAGAGGTAATATCTCGAATCAACCTTTTAAATTGGACTATTCATGTATATAATAGATCACATTCACCATCAAACAAACACTTATGTTGATGTTATTACATTAAGGGATCATGAAAGATACTCTCCTTTTTCATTATACACTTGTGTAGATGTTATTAATCTTAGAAATATTTTAGAAACTTAAAAAAGTGGCATTGTGTGTTTAGAAactaatttaaataataaataaaccaTTTTGGGGGActaatacaaaataatttctatttttattttaaaaatctaaaaaaaaaaaacgaatttccaaatttcttttgacaaaaaaatcacttttttattaaattttatttttaatttgcaaCAAACAAGTCCttactttttcatttatttatttttgacaaaatatgaaAGCAGGTTAACGGGTACTGTGATAAACGAACAAAGGAAAGCGgttgagaaagaagaagaagaagaaggaaagaaaaaccCTAACAATCCAATTAGGTTTAAAGATGACAGGAACGGAGGAACCGACGGCGAAGAAGAGAATCGCGACGGAATCTTTAGGATGGCTAACGGAATCATCAATTATGCCAAAGAAGCACAGAGCCATAGAAGGCGTAGGTGCTTCCTCAATCCTCGAATTGAAAGCTGAACTCTACAAATCTCAAGAAGATTCCAAAAAATCCAGAGAATTATCGGGTCCCGACGCCGAATATCAACGCGCCAAAACCATAATCACTTC
This portion of the Trifolium pratense cultivar HEN17-A07 linkage group LG3, ARS_RC_1.1, whole genome shotgun sequence genome encodes:
- the LOC123918781 gene encoding urease accessory protein G, which codes for MASGGEHTHEHHDHDHDHDHKHADSWVGADGKVYHSHDGLAPHSHEPIYSPGFFSRRAQPLPNRDFNERAFTVGIGGPVGTGKTALMLALCQNLRDHYSLAAVTNDIFTKEDGEFLVKHKALPEERIRAVETGGCPHAAIREDISINLGPLEELSNLYKADLLLCESGGDNLAANFSRELADYIIYIIDVSGGDKIPRKGGPGITQADLLVINKTDLAQAIGADLSVMQRDALRMRDGGPFVFAQVKHNVGVEEIVNHVIQAWEAATGKKRR
- the LOC123918779 gene encoding cytochrome b561 domain-containing protein At4g18260-like isoform X2, whose protein sequence is MPYHKQSYPKASLASKLKERHCERNLSVAYRRMHISCESLCFVMVSFYVSVLPFTQCTNLEEVSHFNSHKNTNNKVHKVNNQKSSDIALHGLLLWGSMGFLMPLGILTIRGSNKSKPGSRKSRVLFYLHVTFQMLSVLLATVGAAMSLKKFENSFDNNHQRLGLALYGAILVQAFIGFFRPHRGKKQRSYWYLVHWILGTIVSLVGIINIYTGLKAYHKRTLKSTMFWTILFTVEVSFIGLIYLFQDKLEYMKKQGVIEGSDESTISSYQDIIPQRQQNQKEMLPIACGKINALGNLFD
- the LOC123918779 gene encoding cytochrome b561 domain-containing protein At4g18260-like isoform X1, with amino-acid sequence MPYHKQSYPKASLASKLKERHCERNLSVAYRRMHISCESLCFVMVSFYVSVLPFTQCTNLEEVSHFNSHKNTNNKVHKQVNNQKSSDIALHGLLLWGSMGFLMPLGILTIRGSNKSKPGSRKSRVLFYLHVTFQMLSVLLATVGAAMSLKKFENSFDNNHQRLGLALYGAILVQAFIGFFRPHRGKKQRSYWYLVHWILGTIVSLVGIINIYTGLKAYHKRTLKSTMFWTILFTVEVSFIGLIYLFQDKLEYMKKQGVIEGSDESTISSYQDIIPQRQQNQKEMLPIACGKINALGNLFD